In Dyadobacter subterraneus, a single genomic region encodes these proteins:
- the thiM gene encoding hydroxyethylthiazole kinase encodes MKLNLAENLTELRAKSPLVHNITNFVVMNYTANALLAIGASPVMAHAVEEVEDMVAIAGALVINIGTLSPIWVEGMKKAMLAAVKFGKPIILDPVGAGATAYRNVTLSELLNTASPSLIRGNASEILALAGSNIQTKGVDSTANSTDSLQAAKLLSEKYGCVVSVSGATDVIVSGEKVAYVDNGVSLMTKVTGMGCSASAIAGAFFAIQEDGFEAAISAAAMMGVCGEKAFEKTKSPGSFQIAFLDSLSELSPEELVELAVVRLL; translated from the coding sequence ATGAAATTAAATCTTGCAGAGAACCTGACTGAATTAAGAGCAAAATCGCCTCTTGTTCATAATATTACAAATTTTGTTGTGATGAATTACACCGCCAATGCGCTCCTGGCGATTGGTGCTTCTCCGGTTATGGCGCATGCTGTGGAAGAGGTTGAAGATATGGTTGCCATTGCCGGCGCTTTGGTAATTAACATCGGAACGCTTTCACCGATCTGGGTGGAAGGAATGAAAAAAGCGATGCTGGCTGCTGTGAAATTTGGAAAACCCATTATTCTGGATCCGGTTGGTGCAGGTGCTACGGCTTACCGGAATGTTACACTTTCAGAATTATTGAATACAGCGTCTCCCAGTTTAATTCGTGGAAATGCTTCTGAAATCCTTGCTTTGGCTGGAAGTAACATTCAGACAAAAGGAGTTGATAGTACGGCAAATTCGACGGATAGTTTGCAAGCTGCGAAATTGTTAAGCGAAAAATATGGCTGCGTGGTTAGTGTGAGTGGTGCGACGGATGTGATCGTGAGCGGTGAAAAAGTAGCTTACGTTGATAATGGCGTTTCGCTTATGACCAAAGTTACAGGTATGGGTTGTTCTGCTTCAGCCATTGCGGGAGCATTTTTCGCAATTCAGGAGGATGGTTTTGAAGCGGCCATTTCGGCGGCCGCGATGATGGGTGTTTGTGGTGAAAAAGCATTTGAAAAAACAAAATCACCGGGGTCATTTCAAATTGCGTTTTTGGATTCATTATCGGAATTGTCGCCGGAAGAGCTGGTGGAATTGGCGGTTGTAAGGTTGTTATAG
- a CDS encoding sigma-54-dependent transcriptional regulator — protein sequence MLLSEAKILIIDDDVDVLSAAKLLLKRHAKLVDIEKNPQKLPFLVTNSSYDLILLDMNFTRDVNSGREGFHWLDRILDINPNIKVIMITAYGDIEMAIRAIKSGATDFVLKPWENDKLIATIEDVLAEKKGDKLAAGTEEKGDSKKEKSTSDAIIGQSAAMLHVLKTSERVAATDANVLILGENGTGKTQLAKHLHQHSQRADKPFVVVDLGALSDSLFESELFGHVKGAFTDAKDDRAGRFEEAKGGTIFLDEIGNLTLSLQAKLLTVLQERKVTRVGSNKSIPLDVRLICATNMNIESMVADKTFRQDLFYRINTIELDLPPLRERPEDIAPLAEFYLKQFRKKYNRPVTDISSALIKKMQQYNWPGNIRELQHAIERAVILSQEKTLQPDDLFLKTSGEQPTTATGFDLEDMEKNMIVQAMKRFNGNITDAARELGLSRAALYRRMEKYGL from the coding sequence ATGCTCCTTTCCGAAGCCAAAATTCTAATAATTGATGATGATGTCGATGTTTTAAGTGCAGCAAAATTGTTGCTCAAACGTCATGCAAAACTTGTCGATATTGAAAAAAATCCGCAAAAATTACCTTTTCTTGTTACCAACAGCAGTTATGATCTGATTCTGCTGGATATGAATTTCACACGTGATGTCAATAGTGGCCGTGAAGGATTTCACTGGCTCGACAGAATTCTTGACATCAATCCGAATATAAAGGTGATTATGATCACGGCTTACGGAGATATTGAAATGGCCATTCGTGCCATAAAATCCGGAGCGACTGATTTCGTTTTAAAACCTTGGGAAAATGATAAACTCATTGCAACCATTGAAGACGTATTAGCGGAGAAAAAAGGTGATAAACTGGCAGCAGGCACCGAAGAAAAAGGTGACAGCAAAAAAGAAAAATCAACTTCCGATGCTATTATCGGACAAAGTGCCGCCATGCTTCATGTACTAAAAACATCAGAAAGAGTCGCTGCCACGGATGCCAATGTCTTAATTCTGGGTGAAAACGGTACCGGAAAAACACAATTGGCAAAACACTTGCACCAGCATTCACAACGCGCTGACAAACCTTTTGTCGTTGTGGATTTGGGTGCGCTGAGTGATTCTCTTTTTGAAAGTGAACTTTTTGGTCACGTTAAAGGCGCTTTTACAGATGCCAAAGATGACCGCGCCGGGAGATTTGAAGAAGCAAAAGGCGGTACTATTTTTCTTGATGAAATCGGGAACTTGACACTTTCATTACAGGCCAAATTACTGACTGTTTTACAGGAACGCAAGGTTACACGTGTTGGCTCAAATAAATCAATTCCGCTGGATGTTCGCCTGATTTGCGCAACCAATATGAATATTGAAAGTATGGTAGCCGATAAAACTTTCCGTCAGGATCTTTTTTATCGTATTAATACTATTGAACTGGATCTTCCCCCACTTCGTGAGCGCCCGGAAGACATTGCACCGCTTGCAGAATTTTATCTGAAACAATTCCGTAAGAAATACAATCGTCCGGTTACGGATATCAGCAGTGCATTGATCAAAAAAATGCAGCAATATAACTGGCCGGGAAATATCCGTGAATTGCAGCACGCTATTGAAAGAGCTGTAATTCTCTCCCAGGAAAAAACATTACAGCCAGATGATCTTTTCCTGAAAACATCAGGCGAACAACCAACCACTGCCACAGGTTTTGATCTTGAAGACATGGAAAAAAACATGATTGTTCAGGCAATGAAACGTTTTAATGGAAATATTACGGATGCGGCCAGAGAACTTGGGTTAAGCCGGGCGGCTTTGTATCGAAGAATGGAGAAGTATGGACTTTAA
- a CDS encoding glycoside hydrolase family 127 protein, producing the protein MIKYCKLIFLLFLTQISFAQDNSIISVPLKNVKLHQGFWHEKLETGRTVTIPHVFQECEQTGRIDNFAVAGGLKKGVFQGTRFDDSDVFKVVEGAAYSLQNHYDAKLDRYLDSLIVLFAAAQEPDGYLYTIRTINKDTTGSYDWIAGPSRYSFENGSHELYIVGHLYEAAVAHYNATGKKTLLNIATKNADHLVKTIGPKPGQMIVVPGHEEIEIALVRLYRTTNKKEYLDLAHFFVDMRGRSDKRTLFLDEHKLGPSYFQDQKPVVKQTEAVGHAVRAQYLYAGIADMLTINDDPQYSKAIHSLWNDATTKKQYITGGVGARADGEAFDAAYVLPNDNAYAETCSAVANLIWNHKMFLYTGESKYMDVFERTLYNGFLGGMSVSGNEFFYVNPMASNGINDFGHGSGATRHEWFACACCPTNVTRFLPSLPGYVYATKANELLVNLFMDSESELNVNNNQVKINQKTNYPWDGNIKITVSPAKSATFPVSIRIPGWANGQAIPGDLYTYLDKAAKPVVLTINGKNMPATIENGYIKLNRQWKSGDVVTLALDMPVRKVIANANIKTNKGKVAIERGPVLYCAEGKDNNGKALSMNIAPNQAFTSEYQKDFLGGLTVLKSNDTKSAVLIPYYAWANRGANEMTIWFDEKQ; encoded by the coding sequence ATGATAAAGTATTGCAAGCTGATTTTTCTTCTTTTTTTGACACAAATAAGTTTTGCCCAGGATAATTCCATAATCTCCGTCCCGCTTAAAAATGTAAAATTGCATCAGGGATTTTGGCATGAAAAACTGGAAACCGGACGAACTGTAACGATTCCTCACGTTTTTCAGGAATGTGAACAAACAGGTCGGATTGATAATTTTGCAGTTGCCGGAGGATTAAAAAAAGGTGTTTTTCAGGGGACGAGATTTGATGATTCTGATGTTTTTAAAGTCGTTGAAGGTGCTGCTTACTCACTTCAAAATCATTATGACGCCAAACTGGATCGTTACCTGGATAGTCTGATCGTACTTTTCGCCGCTGCTCAGGAACCTGACGGATACTTGTATACCATCAGAACAATTAACAAAGACACAACCGGATCTTATGACTGGATTGCCGGTCCTTCCCGATATTCTTTTGAAAACGGCAGCCATGAACTCTACATTGTGGGGCATCTTTATGAAGCTGCCGTTGCCCATTACAACGCCACCGGAAAAAAGACTTTGCTGAATATTGCTACCAAAAACGCAGATCATCTTGTAAAAACAATCGGCCCGAAACCCGGACAAATGATCGTGGTGCCGGGGCATGAAGAAATTGAAATTGCTCTTGTGAGACTATACCGCACAACCAATAAAAAGGAATATCTGGATCTTGCACATTTCTTTGTAGACATGCGCGGTCGCTCTGATAAACGGACGCTTTTTCTTGATGAACATAAACTTGGCCCTTCTTATTTTCAGGATCAAAAACCGGTTGTAAAACAAACCGAGGCAGTTGGACATGCTGTTCGTGCGCAGTATTTATATGCAGGTATTGCAGATATGCTCACGATCAATGATGATCCACAATACAGTAAAGCCATTCATAGCCTTTGGAATGATGCTACTACAAAAAAACAATATATCACCGGTGGTGTTGGAGCAAGAGCGGATGGTGAGGCTTTTGACGCAGCTTACGTTTTACCCAATGACAATGCTTATGCGGAAACATGTTCAGCAGTAGCCAATCTGATCTGGAATCATAAAATGTTTTTGTACACCGGCGAATCCAAGTATATGGATGTTTTTGAAAGGACTTTATATAACGGATTTCTCGGAGGCATGTCCGTTTCTGGCAATGAATTTTTTTATGTTAATCCAATGGCTTCTAATGGCATAAATGATTTTGGTCATGGATCTGGCGCCACGCGTCATGAGTGGTTTGCCTGTGCCTGCTGCCCGACCAATGTTACCCGTTTTCTGCCGTCCTTACCTGGCTATGTATATGCAACAAAAGCTAACGAATTGCTCGTCAACCTTTTTATGGATAGCGAATCGGAATTGAATGTGAATAATAATCAGGTAAAAATTAATCAGAAAACAAATTATCCCTGGGATGGAAATATCAAAATCACCGTTTCACCAGCAAAATCTGCCACTTTTCCGGTTTCAATAAGAATTCCGGGCTGGGCTAACGGACAGGCGATTCCGGGGGATTTATATACTTATCTGGATAAAGCAGCAAAACCTGTCGTGCTAACAATAAATGGCAAAAATATGCCTGCAACGATTGAAAATGGTTATATCAAATTAAACCGTCAGTGGAAATCGGGTGATGTGGTGACGCTTGCTTTGGACATGCCAGTTAGAAAAGTGATTGCGAATGCAAATATCAAAACGAATAAAGGAAAGGTTGCCATTGAACGCGGTCCGGTTTTGTATTGTGCAGAAGGAAAAGATAACAATGGAAAAGCTCTTTCCATGAACATTGCTCCCAATCAGGCATTTACCTCCGAATACCAAAAAGATTTCCTCGGCGGACTTACCGTTTTGAAATCAAATGATACAAAATCAGCCGTATTGATTCCTTATTATGCCTGGGCAAATCGAGGCGCTAATGAGATGACAATCTGGTTTGACGAGAAGCAATGA
- the thiE gene encoding thiamine phosphate synthase: protein MQLYLVTDENACLGRDIFRVVEEAVKGGVTMVQLREKSLGTRAFIDRAKKMKDILHPYHVPLIINDRVDVALACDADGVHVGQSDMPYEILKDLLPPDKIIGLSAETKEDVIEAENLNLTYLAVSPLFSTPSKTDTLAPWGMDGLKWVKAHSKNPLVVIGGLNESNVVEAISNGAEGIAVISAICSAASPFKAAKFLKSMINNTNKI from the coding sequence ATGCAACTATACCTCGTAACCGATGAAAATGCCTGCCTCGGCAGAGACATATTCCGGGTTGTGGAAGAAGCCGTAAAAGGTGGCGTCACCATGGTTCAGCTTCGGGAAAAATCTTTGGGAACCCGTGCTTTCATTGACCGGGCGAAAAAGATGAAAGATATACTTCATCCATATCATGTCCCGCTAATCATAAATGATCGGGTAGATGTTGCATTGGCCTGCGATGCTGATGGTGTTCATGTTGGACAAAGTGATATGCCTTATGAAATATTAAAAGATTTATTGCCGCCAGATAAAATAATCGGTCTGTCAGCTGAAACAAAAGAAGATGTAATTGAGGCTGAAAATCTTAATTTAACTTACCTCGCCGTGAGTCCATTATTTTCAACTCCTTCAAAAACAGATACTTTGGCGCCCTGGGGAATGGACGGTTTAAAATGGGTTAAAGCGCACAGCAAAAATCCACTTGTGGTGATCGGCGGACTAAATGAATCAAATGTTGTCGAGGCAATTTCCAATGGAGCAGAAGGCATTGCAGTTATTTCAGCCATTTGCAGTGCGGCTTCACCTTTCAAAGCCGCGAAATTTTTAAAATCCATGATTAACAACACTAATAAAATATGA
- a CDS encoding pyridoxamine 5'-phosphate oxidase family protein: MEKNLQSSEAIKKLKSLVEDIRFCMYTTYENGKIESRPMTTLEVDEEGNAWFFTSKQTEIGQETGSGEEVTLIYSHPGDNTYLSVTGYATIVEDEQKKEELWSPLSKAWFPEGKEDPNLVVLKVTTDEAAYWDSPSSKMVVFFSMVKAAVTGHQGDPGDHGKLNLA; this comes from the coding sequence ATGGAAAAGAACCTTCAAAGTTCGGAAGCAATAAAAAAATTAAAATCATTGGTTGAAGATATTCGTTTTTGCATGTACACAACCTATGAGAATGGTAAAATCGAATCGCGTCCTATGACCACTCTGGAAGTAGATGAGGAAGGAAATGCCTGGTTTTTTACAAGCAAACAAACTGAAATCGGCCAGGAGACAGGAAGTGGGGAAGAAGTTACTTTGATTTACTCACATCCGGGAGATAATACGTATCTAAGTGTGACAGGTTACGCTACAATCGTTGAGGACGAACAGAAAAAAGAAGAATTGTGGAGCCCGTTATCAAAAGCCTGGTTTCCGGAAGGAAAGGAAGATCCAAATCTGGTAGTGCTTAAAGTAACTACGGATGAGGCCGCATATTGGGATAGCCCATCTTCCAAAATGGTTGTTTTCTTTTCAATGGTAAAAGCAGCTGTTACCGGACATCAAGGTGATCCGGGAGATCATGGAAAACTTAATCTGGCTTAA
- a CDS encoding LEA type 2 family protein yields the protein MTDRSKTSSLLIIILVLLIGVGVAFFLYKSKNANPVSGLKPKVEMSISKITHVTDSTMEMSLKLLVDNPLPVGLDIKNFRYLVKMNGVKIIESDYADSLVLKSQDTTTVTLPTKIEVKKLVTVSKKSAAVGEDSADYHFETYLHLAKPFLGKDTLHFDQDKRLPLIRLPKVEMEDFDIEKFRLSNSDISIKLKLINPNAFSVEFRDPSYVFDLGKQKGLAKGSVKGVTKVKAKSSQMFEIPVEVGMGKALKTAGALIFKGKSLPFKMYFKCRLVSDNDIMKNSDMSMIMEGELKDLEKLKKNIK from the coding sequence ATGACGGACCGCTCAAAAACATCATCTCTTTTAATTATAATCCTGGTTTTACTGATCGGTGTTGGAGTTGCCTTTTTTCTTTATAAATCAAAAAATGCCAATCCGGTTTCCGGCCTGAAACCGAAGGTAGAAATGAGTATCAGTAAAATAACCCATGTGACAGACAGTACCATGGAAATGTCTCTTAAATTATTGGTAGACAATCCATTGCCAGTCGGGCTGGATATCAAAAATTTTAGATATCTGGTAAAAATGAATGGAGTGAAAATCATTGAAAGTGATTATGCAGATTCTCTCGTATTGAAATCGCAGGATACTACGACGGTTACGCTACCGACTAAAATTGAGGTTAAGAAACTGGTGACAGTGAGTAAAAAAAGTGCGGCGGTAGGAGAGGATAGTGCTGATTATCATTTCGAAACATATTTGCATCTTGCAAAACCATTTTTAGGAAAAGACACGCTGCATTTTGATCAGGATAAAAGACTTCCACTTATTCGTTTACCAAAAGTGGAAATGGAAGATTTTGATATTGAAAAGTTCCGGTTAAGTAATTCTGACATATCCATTAAATTAAAACTCATAAATCCCAACGCATTCTCAGTTGAATTCCGGGATCCTTCTTATGTTTTTGATTTGGGAAAGCAAAAAGGACTGGCAAAAGGATCAGTAAAAGGTGTTACCAAGGTGAAGGCAAAGAGCAGTCAAATGTTTGAAATACCAGTGGAAGTTGGAATGGGAAAAGCGTTAAAAACCGCCGGCGCATTAATTTTCAAAGGCAAAAGTTTACCATTCAAAATGTATTTCAAATGCAGACTGGTATCCGACAACGATATCATGAAAAACAGCGACATGAGCATGATCATGGAGGGAGAATTAAAAGACCTCGAAAAACTAAAAAAGAATATCAAGTAA
- the hxpB gene encoding hexitol phosphatase HxpB, giving the protein MIKAAIFDMDGLLIDSEPIWTEAATEVMQKVNFKLTHDLKLQTTGLSIKLFLEFCYRIQPWNTPDRAELENDILTIAHKNIIANAKAMPGAIDLIKNLHAEKIKLAVASASHMELIEAVLRRLEIIDYFDTWHSGELEEHTKPHPAVYISTAAKLGIPVHECIAFEDSFTGLRSAYAAKMITICVPNPEVYDDPKFDLAHYKLRSLEEFDILAVGV; this is encoded by the coding sequence ATGATTAAAGCGGCAATATTTGACATGGATGGATTGCTTATCGATTCAGAACCAATCTGGACCGAAGCGGCAACCGAAGTGATGCAAAAAGTTAATTTCAAACTTACACACGACCTGAAACTTCAGACAACCGGCTTGTCGATAAAATTATTTCTGGAATTCTGCTACCGCATTCAGCCCTGGAACACGCCGGACCGCGCTGAACTTGAAAATGATATTTTAACTATCGCACACAAAAACATTATTGCAAACGCCAAAGCGATGCCCGGCGCGATTGACCTGATCAAAAACCTTCATGCTGAAAAAATAAAACTGGCCGTTGCTTCTGCTTCTCATATGGAGTTGATTGAGGCGGTTTTGCGCAGACTGGAAATCATTGATTATTTTGATACCTGGCATTCTGGTGAACTGGAAGAGCATACCAAACCACATCCGGCAGTATACATTTCGACGGCGGCAAAACTGGGAATTCCTGTGCATGAGTGTATTGCATTTGAAGATTCTTTTACGGGTCTTCGTTCTGCTTATGCTGCTAAAATGATCACTATTTGTGTTCCAAATCCGGAAGTTTACGACGATCCGAAATTTGATCTTGCCCATTACAAATTGCGCTCACTGGAAGAATTTGATATTCTGGCGGTTGGAGTTTAA
- the thiD gene encoding bifunctional hydroxymethylpyrimidine kinase/phosphomethylpyrimidine kinase, giving the protein MKRYPTVLTIAGSDSGGGAGIQADLKTIAALGAYGTSAITALTAQNTTRVRAIHPVPGAFLKSQLEAVFEDIMIDSVKIGMINTVETAEIIAEILDRFKPGFVIFDPVMVSTSGSKLIQDETIDVLWKELFPRADLITPNLDEAKILVGREIGNTDDMVVAAEEMIEKGCQAVLLKGGHLIAPKLFDVFVQKGEKPQIFESEYIESKNVHGTGCTLSSAIATYVALGNSLTESIRLAKIYIAGAIEAGKNITTGKGSGPLNHSFSPQVMQIRNYDN; this is encoded by the coding sequence ATGAAGCGCTATCCCACAGTACTCACCATTGCCGGATCCGATAGCGGGGGAGGTGCCGGAATTCAGGCCGATCTTAAAACAATTGCAGCTTTGGGTGCTTATGGCACTTCTGCGATCACGGCATTGACTGCGCAAAACACAACACGAGTCAGGGCCATTCATCCGGTGCCAGGTGCGTTTTTGAAATCTCAGCTGGAAGCCGTTTTTGAAGATATCATGATCGATTCAGTCAAAATTGGTATGATCAATACCGTTGAGACGGCCGAGATAATCGCAGAAATTCTCGATCGTTTTAAGCCCGGATTTGTGATTTTTGATCCTGTAATGGTTTCAACAAGTGGTTCAAAACTGATTCAGGATGAAACTATTGATGTTTTGTGGAAAGAATTATTTCCCCGCGCAGACTTAATTACACCGAATCTGGATGAGGCTAAAATTCTGGTTGGAAGAGAAATCGGTAATACGGATGACATGGTAGTCGCTGCTGAGGAAATGATTGAAAAAGGTTGTCAGGCCGTTTTACTAAAAGGTGGACATTTAATCGCTCCCAAATTATTCGATGTTTTTGTTCAAAAAGGGGAGAAACCTCAGATTTTTGAAAGTGAGTATATCGAAAGTAAAAACGTCCACGGGACTGGCTGCACACTTTCTTCTGCCATTGCAACTTATGTCGCGCTTGGAAATTCACTAACCGAATCCATCCGTTTGGCCAAAATTTATATCGCCGGAGCGATTGAAGCAGGGAAAAATATTACAACCGGCAAGGGCTCCGGTCCGCTAAATCATTCATTTTCTCCACAAGTAATGCAAATCCGAAATTACGATAATTAA
- a CDS encoding sensor histidine kinase: protein MTGLRHFSIMIAVRITVIILTVILLFRLVEFHTNEGLIYILGSIVVFVQASLLYNYVTKVNRKLIYFLESVRYSDFTINFRADNTMGTTFRELNQQFNEVLQAFRQARAEKEASLQYLNTIVQHIGTGLITFDGTGQVNIINSAALRMLGIYRLHQLSELEDKHPRLYELLANLNSGVRELYRTPADQPLALQGAAIQMHGKWVRIVVLQNIQTELQQQEVESWQNLTRVLRHEIMNSMTPIVSLVGTMRLIVNEDIEPSTSNHEAVGDLKEALQTLEKRSKGMMQFVNAYRDFTTLPKPNFSTLAVKELLHDVMQLLQTDLTAAGVLWQINIKPETLSLKADSAQIQQVLINLIKNASESFTSQTSRMISINAYVTDGVTVIEVEDNGDGIEPEALDNIFIPFYTTKKTGSGIGLSLSRQILQQHGGQLNVRSEVGKGTVFSLVI, encoded by the coding sequence ATGACCGGTCTCCGCCATTTCAGTATTATGATTGCCGTCCGGATAACAGTTATTATTCTGACAGTTATCCTTTTGTTCCGGTTGGTTGAATTTCATACCAATGAAGGTCTGATCTATATTTTGGGCTCGATCGTGGTTTTTGTTCAGGCTTCTTTACTTTACAATTATGTAACGAAGGTGAACAGAAAGCTAATCTATTTTCTGGAATCCGTTCGCTATTCTGATTTTACGATCAATTTCCGGGCGGACAATACCATGGGTACGACCTTCAGGGAATTGAATCAGCAGTTTAATGAAGTTTTACAGGCCTTTCGTCAGGCAAGGGCAGAAAAAGAAGCCAGTTTGCAATATCTGAATACAATTGTTCAGCATATCGGAACTGGTTTAATCACTTTTGACGGCACTGGCCAGGTTAATATTATCAACAGCGCAGCTTTACGGATGCTTGGCATTTACCGGCTTCACCAGCTTAGCGAACTGGAAGATAAACATCCCAGATTGTACGAATTGCTGGCCAATCTGAATTCCGGTGTCCGTGAATTGTACCGTACGCCGGCAGACCAGCCTCTTGCTTTGCAGGGAGCCGCTATTCAAATGCATGGAAAGTGGGTCAGGATTGTGGTTTTGCAAAATATCCAGACTGAACTTCAACAACAGGAAGTTGAATCGTGGCAAAATCTTACCCGTGTTTTACGTCACGAAATCATGAATTCCATGACACCGATTGTCTCACTGGTTGGAACAATGCGGTTGATTGTTAATGAAGATATTGAACCAAGTACTTCAAATCACGAAGCTGTTGGTGACCTTAAAGAAGCGCTTCAAACGTTGGAAAAAAGAAGCAAAGGCATGATGCAATTCGTAAATGCCTACCGCGATTTCACCACATTACCAAAACCAAATTTTTCCACATTAGCCGTTAAAGAATTGCTCCATGATGTGATGCAGTTATTGCAAACTGACCTCACAGCAGCTGGTGTTTTATGGCAAATTAATATCAAGCCGGAAACACTTTCGCTCAAAGCAGACAGCGCACAGATCCAGCAGGTTCTGATCAATCTGATCAAAAATGCTTCTGAATCCTTCACATCGCAAACCAGCCGGATGATTTCTATCAATGCTTATGTGACGGATGGCGTTACGGTAATTGAAGTGGAAGATAATGGTGATGGAATTGAACCAGAAGCGCTTGACAATATTTTTATCCCTTTTTATACCACGAAGAAAACGGGGTCAGGTATTGGACTAAGTCTTTCCCGTCAGATTTTGCAGCAGCATGGCGGACAATTGAATGTGAGGTCTGAGGTTGGGAAGGGTACTGTTTTTTCTTTGGTAATTTGA
- the tenA gene encoding thiaminase II, whose protein sequence is MKFTDHLWNEALPIYNKIQDHPFNQEMKTGTLPVEKFKFYIYQDSLYLADFAKALATAGTRAGTSQELLDFLQFAQNAIIVERILHESYFKEYIIDFDSGKAPGCFAYTNYLLSAAAYESFEVSVAALLPCFWIYKKIGDYIYAHQSSPNPYQNWIDAYAGEEFAASVEKALSICNNLADNASENVRKKMTEAYIIASKLEYVFWDSAYQLENWKV, encoded by the coding sequence ATGAAATTTACAGATCATCTCTGGAACGAGGCATTACCAATTTATAATAAAATTCAGGATCATCCTTTTAATCAGGAAATGAAAACCGGAACATTGCCGGTTGAAAAATTCAAATTCTATATTTATCAGGATTCATTATATCTCGCTGATTTCGCGAAGGCACTTGCAACTGCGGGAACCAGGGCCGGAACAAGTCAGGAATTGCTCGATTTTCTTCAATTTGCCCAAAACGCGATCATCGTTGAGCGAATTTTACATGAAAGTTATTTCAAAGAATATATCATTGATTTTGATAGCGGAAAAGCTCCCGGCTGTTTTGCTTACACCAATTACTTGTTGTCCGCAGCGGCTTATGAATCCTTCGAAGTTTCGGTAGCAGCTCTACTTCCATGTTTCTGGATTTACAAGAAAATCGGCGACTATATTTATGCACATCAGAGTTCTCCAAATCCATATCAAAACTGGATTGACGCTTATGCAGGGGAAGAATTTGCCGCATCCGTTGAAAAAGCGTTGTCGATTTGTAACAATCTGGCGGACAATGCTTCGGAAAATGTGAGGAAAAAAATGACAGAAGCTTATATAATCGCTTCCAAACTTGAATACGTTTTTTGGGATAGTGCGTATCAGCTCGAAAACTGGAAGGTTTAA
- a CDS encoding YciE/YciF ferroxidase family protein: MKTAKSKVTNTISEKDHEKLTELFIDGLKDIYWAEKHLAKALVKMEKAATSDELKAAFEKHTTETEEHASRLEEIFGIIGEKAQAKKCEAMNGLLKEADEITESTDKGTMVRDCGLIMAAQKVEHYEIASYGTLRNIARTLGHEDVANILQTTLDEEGTTDHKLTELAETYVNEEANQE; the protein is encoded by the coding sequence ATGAAAACTGCAAAAAGTAAAGTAACGAACACAATCAGTGAAAAGGATCATGAAAAGTTGACTGAACTTTTTATCGACGGTTTGAAAGATATCTACTGGGCTGAAAAGCATTTGGCTAAGGCACTGGTAAAAATGGAAAAAGCTGCGACTTCTGACGAATTGAAAGCTGCTTTCGAAAAACATACAACGGAAACGGAAGAACATGCAAGTCGCCTGGAAGAAATTTTCGGAATAATCGGCGAAAAAGCTCAGGCGAAAAAATGTGAAGCCATGAACGGATTACTGAAAGAAGCTGACGAAATTACGGAAAGCACTGACAAAGGCACAATGGTACGCGATTGCGGATTAATTATGGCAGCGCAAAAAGTTGAGCATTACGAAATTGCTTCTTACGGAACGCTTAGAAACATTGCAAGAACATTGGGTCATGAAGACGTAGCCAATATTCTTCAAACTACATTGGATGAGGAGGGAACGACAGATCATAAATTAACCGAACTGGCTGAAACGTATGTAAACGAAGAAGCTAATCAGGAATAG